The proteins below are encoded in one region of candidate division WOR-3 bacterium:
- a CDS encoding acetyl-CoA acetyltransferase, which translates to MSERIAVVGIGATQFRTITPDVSYKELMFDAAVRAYADAGINPRTEVDTFVTCAEDYIEGTSIFDEYVPDQLGAALRQMHTITGDGLHGIATAVMQLRTGRFGTAVVEAHSKASNMLTPDGIAACAQDPVTVRPLCLNSNFIAGLEMNRFCAENGITRDQCSAVAVKNRSNALVNPIAGQAAGLSLDDFKYAKPVSLPLTDLDIAQPVDGAIVIVLATESKAKELRGKPVWLTGAGWCNGSPNLETRDWSAPEYVTKAAKMAYGQAGVTDPRHYFDFAEVDDTYTYKELQHLVALGLASPCDVGLNTEQGKTARNGKRPVNVSGGALGMGYMYEASGLARFYCAVQQLRGEAGAMQLPKAKTAIVQAWRGVPTASTAVITLAA; encoded by the coding sequence ATGTCAGAACGAATAGCGGTAGTCGGCATCGGCGCGACCCAGTTCCGGACAATCACTCCGGACGTGTCGTATAAGGAGCTGATGTTCGACGCCGCGGTGCGTGCCTACGCCGACGCCGGGATAAACCCGCGCACGGAGGTAGACACATTTGTAACCTGCGCCGAGGACTACATCGAAGGCACATCTATCTTCGACGAGTACGTGCCCGACCAGTTGGGCGCGGCCCTCAGGCAGATGCATACCATCACCGGCGACGGCCTGCACGGCATCGCCACGGCGGTCATGCAGCTCAGAACCGGCAGGTTCGGCACCGCGGTTGTCGAGGCCCATTCCAAGGCATCAAACATGTTGACGCCCGACGGTATCGCGGCCTGCGCCCAGGACCCGGTAACCGTCCGTCCCCTGTGCCTGAACTCAAACTTCATCGCCGGACTGGAGATGAACCGGTTCTGTGCCGAGAACGGCATCACCCGGGACCAGTGCTCGGCGGTTGCGGTGAAGAACCGCTCGAACGCGCTGGTGAATCCGATTGCCGGTCAGGCAGCGGGGCTCTCCCTTGACGACTTCAAGTACGCGAAGCCGGTGTCGTTGCCCCTCACCGACCTGGACATCGCCCAGCCGGTGGACGGGGCAATCGTCATCGTGCTCGCGACCGAGTCAAAGGCAAAGGAGCTGCGCGGGAAGCCGGTATGGCTGACCGGTGCCGGCTGGTGCAACGGCTCACCCAACCTCGAGACCCGGGATTGGAGCGCGCCCGAGTACGTGACCAAGGCAGCAAAGATGGCCTATGGTCAGGCGGGTGTCACCGACCCCAGGCACTACTTCGACTTCGCTGAAGTTGACGACACCTACACCTACAAGGAGCTGCAACATCTCGTCGCCCTCGGTCTGGCCAGTCCCTGCGACGTGGGCCTGAACACGGAGCAGGGCAAGACCGCCCGCAACGGAAAGCGACCGGTCAACGTCTCCGGCGGCGCCCTAGGCATGGGATACATGTACGAGGCATCCGGTCTTGCCCGTTTCTACTGCGCGGTGCAGCAACTGCGCGGGGAGGCCGGCGCGATGCAGCTACCCAAAGCCAAGACCGCAATAGTCCAGGCCTGGCGGGGAGTGCCCACTGCCAGCACCGCGGTCATAACCCTAGCCGCATAA
- a CDS encoding T9SS type A sorting domain-containing protein, with protein MLHRLSGILFCLVLLVGAASAGPMLVRVGAHNYQELRSHITLKGTSIDIAGAKPGESYDLLLDRSDFGAVAACGLPVTVICDDLDTRRGEATQFGMYRTYDDMKVILRGFASDYPSICKLESIGPSFEGRYILGLKISDNPTVDEDEPEVLLEALHHAREWATPEVARFFVDTLLSNYDSVAAFKEFIDGHEIWVFTHINPDGYTYDYPGQLSWRKNRQPFGTSTGCDLNRDYNGACNGNRMDDWGSLVNGSNTSHRPRDITWFGAKGAWGVEVNALSEFFKTRTFLADVTLHSYSELVIWPFGSGSLAPDSSYLASLAIGTAAQISKLGGGTYTPQQSNYLYPTAGGSTDWMYGWSHWIGGFPCMTYCIEVGTDFYQPTGDLEAIQSEVFDGLFYMFSRAESIDMALEGEVPRPILTPMDSAVTAQYTVYWSPIRPQHSHPDRWEIEELKGLSVVTDNMEADLSKWVLQGASQSSTQKHGGVYSISLGNGDNIANYCMTKDPYPVEPGDSLKYWIWYNTENNYDVTVAEVSLEGREWYQLHDRFTGNSSGWLYKAFPLEPWVGSSVFIRFRYMTDDGTTGSGVYIDDVWPVPEFAERTVLSDSITDTLYVVTAETVGTHYYRVRGHNATWGWNDQGPLEDILVVGLSGTQEPTGTVITSVREVGPNPVINGTRISYALERAGAADLSIYDAAGRRVRSLVSGKLKAGVYSVSWDGRDTGGRQVPAGVYYVRLSADRTSTARVTVVR; from the coding sequence ATGCTTCATCGCTTGTCTGGGATTCTCTTCTGTCTGGTGCTGCTCGTTGGAGCGGCATCCGCCGGTCCGATGCTGGTGCGCGTTGGCGCCCACAACTACCAGGAACTCCGTTCCCATATCACTTTGAAGGGCACGTCGATCGACATAGCCGGCGCGAAGCCGGGCGAATCGTATGACCTGCTGCTTGACCGTTCCGACTTCGGCGCGGTTGCGGCCTGCGGCCTGCCGGTGACGGTCATCTGCGACGACCTGGATACCCGCAGGGGCGAGGCGACGCAGTTCGGGATGTACCGTACATACGATGACATGAAGGTCATCCTGCGCGGCTTCGCCTCAGACTACCCGTCAATCTGCAAACTCGAGAGCATCGGTCCCTCGTTTGAAGGCCGCTACATCCTTGGTCTCAAGATCAGTGACAATCCGACGGTCGACGAGGACGAGCCGGAGGTACTGTTGGAAGCTCTGCACCATGCGCGGGAATGGGCGACTCCCGAAGTGGCGCGCTTCTTCGTGGATACGCTGCTCAGCAACTACGACTCCGTCGCCGCGTTCAAGGAGTTCATTGACGGCCACGAGATATGGGTCTTCACTCACATAAATCCGGACGGCTACACCTATGACTACCCCGGTCAGTTGAGCTGGCGCAAGAACCGGCAGCCGTTCGGCACATCGACCGGCTGTGACCTGAACCGTGACTACAACGGCGCCTGCAACGGGAATCGGATGGACGACTGGGGCTCACTGGTGAACGGGTCGAATACTTCGCACCGACCACGCGATATCACGTGGTTCGGCGCCAAGGGGGCGTGGGGGGTCGAAGTCAATGCTCTCTCCGAGTTCTTCAAGACGCGCACGTTCCTGGCCGATGTCACACTGCACTCGTATTCCGAACTCGTTATCTGGCCATTCGGTTCGGGTTCGCTCGCGCCGGATAGCAGTTATCTTGCGAGTCTCGCCATCGGGACTGCGGCGCAGATATCGAAACTGGGTGGCGGCACCTACACGCCGCAGCAGTCGAACTATCTGTACCCCACGGCCGGAGGGTCGACTGACTGGATGTACGGATGGAGTCACTGGATCGGTGGGTTCCCGTGCATGACGTACTGCATCGAAGTCGGCACCGATTTCTACCAGCCGACCGGCGACCTCGAAGCGATACAGAGTGAGGTGTTCGATGGGCTTTTCTACATGTTCTCACGAGCCGAGTCGATCGACATGGCTCTGGAGGGCGAGGTTCCGCGGCCGATTCTCACCCCGATGGACTCGGCTGTCACCGCGCAGTATACGGTCTACTGGTCTCCGATCCGGCCTCAGCACAGTCACCCGGACCGTTGGGAGATTGAAGAACTCAAAGGTCTCTCGGTGGTCACGGACAACATGGAGGCAGATCTGTCCAAGTGGGTACTACAGGGTGCGAGCCAATCCTCGACCCAGAAGCACGGTGGCGTCTACTCGATATCTCTCGGTAACGGCGACAACATCGCCAACTACTGCATGACCAAAGACCCGTACCCGGTCGAACCCGGCGACTCGCTCAAGTACTGGATCTGGTACAACACCGAGAACAACTACGACGTCACGGTAGCTGAGGTGTCGCTTGAAGGGAGGGAATGGTACCAGCTTCACGACCGCTTCACCGGGAACTCCAGCGGCTGGCTGTACAAGGCCTTTCCGCTGGAGCCGTGGGTCGGCAGTTCAGTGTTCATCCGCTTCCGGTACATGACCGACGACGGAACGACCGGGTCCGGCGTCTACATTGACGACGTCTGGCCGGTGCCCGAGTTCGCCGAACGCACGGTGCTGTCCGACAGCATCACCGACACACTCTATGTCGTGACGGCCGAGACGGTCGGGACTCACTACTACCGCGTACGCGGACACAACGCGACCTGGGGATGGAACGACCAGGGGCCGCTGGAGGACATCCTGGTGGTAGGCTTGAGCGGGACGCAGGAGCCGACCGGCACGGTCATCACCTCGGTGCGCGAGGTCGGCCCGAACCCGGTCATCAACGGAACGCGGATCAGCTATGCACTAGAGCGCGCAGGCGCGGCGGACCTCTCGATATACGATGCGGCGGGCAGGCGGGTCAGGAGTCTGGTTTCGGGCAAGCTCAAGGCCGGCGTCTACTCGGTCAGCTGGGACGGCAGGGATACTGGCGGCAGACAGGTCCCGGCTGGTGTCTACTACGTCCGGCTCTCGGCTGACCGGACATCGACTGCGCGAGTGACGGTCGTCCGCTAG